One segment of Pyricularia oryzae 70-15 chromosome 3, whole genome shotgun sequence DNA contains the following:
- a CDS encoding ribonuclease Z produces the protein MNIAQRTVHWVTGALKSPPRVQRLSIGNKHLLQIRYYKVYRRQPPALDDEPEVILAPFKASYAFGDPTEAPSWLAIARVKSKGRSQHKRTQTDNSPYEASMYSKADIVWAPTADTAGSAIWLHCDTRRYLIGRIPEGTQRVLADRNNDRSMIKLEEIMVTGTIGSETCGGLMGMALTLAASKAMASKDSASRGKKTDTKPSKLTKLWLRGGRNLPYYLALGRSFILRQKMPLDVNEILADPRLDDPSNSEHDWEDENIRVWHVPLSANTSHSPGGRKRAKVSHDDREPGPGMLSETDQELVKSVLMTMFETDWRLDGLVETNLSQASRDATLYVRKNGSLEEYRGPMPGGSEPVPDITVLTRRNWSASQIRNLPKTTPSSTSMCYIVRLQSRRGKFDTAAAERLGLEKKLRGRVCMGESVTTASGKVITPEMVMAPPVPGVGFAVIDVPSADYVESLISRPEWDNEKIMSDIVAIYWILGKGLAADERILAFMRKHSGLRHTVSSLDVCANHVVFEASTKGMIRHNYLDKKRFPLPVFDNAGPMSNLSSKPFVPAKPEVRLELAPRQVFQDDRAQPLLDTNAKELQPTSAVKQLVATARETVEKQEFQLLVQADNKNLPCPNTEVIALGTGSSLPSVYRNVSATLLRVPGAGNYLFDCGEGTLGQLRRHYGIEEADEILRDLRVVWLSHPHADHHLGTARLLQAWDAATSSLSATTSSGTPPFLTVAGPTGLMNYIREYQNVEYISNRLILRGVARPNKTTRIAEPITFSETQQADLGGLTRIDVAKTDHCFDSFATVFTWEKTGLKVAYSGDCRPSEEFVQIGQGATLLIHEATFENEKLVDAMAKKHSTMGEAMLVARRMKARRVLMTHFSQRYTSIPRDMAKRDSADGGMIVLFAFDHMRAKLGEFTEAVEFLPAMQKMYDTVLAKEGDDSGTSVPDLAAGQVGEELAHEDVDVAV, from the coding sequence ATGAATATTGCGCAAAGGACCGTCCACTGGGTCACTGGCGCATTGAAATCCCCGCCACGTGTGCAAAGGCTTAGCATTGGCAACAAACACTTGTTGCAAATACGATACTATAAAGTCTACCGCCGGCAGCCCCCTGCGCTCGACGACGAACCCGAAGTAATCCTAGCACCATTCAAGGCATCGTACGCCTTCGGTGATCCTACGGAAGCCCCCTCGTGGCTCGCCATCGCGCGCGTCAAGTCGAAAGGCCGTAGTCAGCACAAGCGGACGCAGACCGATAATTCTCCATACGAAGCAAGCATGTACTCCAAGGCAGATATTGTCTGGGCCCCGACGGCCGACACTGCAGGGTCAGCGATATGGCTGCACTGCGATACGCGCCGCTACTTGATTGGAAGAATCCCTGAGGGCACTCAGCGTGTGCTTGCCGATAGGAACAATGACAGATCCATGATCAAGCTCGAGGAAATCATGGTCACTGGCACCATCGGTTCCGAAACATGCGGCGGCCTCATGGGCATGGCGCTCACACTGGCGGCTTCCAAAGCGATGGCTTCAAAGGACAGTGCTTCCAGAGGCAAAAAGACCGACACAAAACCCTCAAAGTTGACCAAGTTGTGGTTGCGCGGGGGCAGGAACTTGCCATACTATCTTGCCCTGGGTCGCAGCTTCATATTGCGCCAAAAAATGCCCCTGGATGTGAACGAGATTCTGGCCGACCCGAGGCTAGACGATCCGAGCAATTCCGAACATGACTGGGAGGACGAAAACATTCGTGTGTGGCACGTTCCATTATCGGCCAACACAAGCCACTCCCCTGGCGGCAGAAAGCGGGCCAAGGTCAGTCACGATGATCGCGAGCCTGGGCCCGGGATGCTCAGTGAAACAGACCAGGAGCTTGTCAAGTCGGTGCTCATGACCATGTTTGAGACTGATTGGCGGCTGGATGGTCTTGTCGAGACAAATCTGTCCCAGGCCAGCAGGGACGCCACTCTATATGTACGCAAGAATGGCAGCTTGGAGGAATACCGCGGTCCTATGCCCGGGGGCTCGGAACCCGTTCCAGATATAACCGTTTTGACCAGGAGGAATTGGTCCGCAAGCCAGATACGGAATCTCCCCAAAACTACTCCTTCGAGTACCTCAATGTGCTACATAGTTAGACTACAGTCGCGCCGTGGCAAGTTTGACACTGCAGCCGCCGAAAGACTTGGGCTCGAAAAGAAGCTAAGAGGTCGAGTGTGCATGGGCGAGTCGGTCACCACAGCCTCTGGAAAAGTGATCACGCCCGAAATGGTCATGGCGCCGCCTGTTCCCGGTGTGGGCTTTGCTGTGATTGACGTTCCCTCGGCTGATTACGTCGAGTCCTTGATATCGAGGCCAGAATGGGACAATGAAAAAATAATGAGTGACATAGTCGCCATCTACTGGATACTTGGCAAAGGCCTGGCAGCCGATGAGAGGATCTTGGCCTTCATGAGAAAGCACAGTGGCCTGAGACACACCGTCTCGTCGCTGGATGTTTGTGCGAACCATGTCGTCTTTGAGGCTTCGACCAAAGGCATGATTAGGCATAACTATCTAGACAAGAAGCGTTTCCCTTTACCCGTATTCGACAACGCTGGGCCGATGAGCAATTTGTCGTCAAAACCCTTTGTGCCAGCGAAACCTGAAGTAAGATTAGAGCTGGCCCCCAGGCAAGTATTTCAAGACGACAGAGCACAGCCACTGCTGGATACCAACGCCAAAGAGCTCCAACCCACTTCTGCAGTAAAACAACTCGTCGCGACCGCTCGCGAGACCGTCGAGAAGCAAGAGTTTCAGCTCCTTGTCCAAGCGGACAACAAAAACCTGCCTTGCCCAAATACCGAAGTGATTGCTCTCGGGACTGGCTCCTCGTTGCCGTCCGTCTATCGCAACGTTTCAGCCACTCTTCTGCGCGTCCCAGGCGCCGGAAACTATCTGTTCGACTGCGGAGAAGGTACGCTAGGCCAGCTCCGTCGTCACTATGGCATCGAGGAGGCCGACGAGATACTGCGCGACCTGCGTGTTGTCTGGCTTAGCCATCCTCACGCAGACCACCACCTTGGCACCGCAAGGCTTCTCCAGGCATGGGATGCAGCCACCTCGTCTCTCAGTGCAACCACATCATCAGGAACGCCCCCTTTCCTCACGGTGGCCGGGCCTACGGGCCTCATGAACTACATCAGAGAATATCAAAACGTCGAGTATATTAGCAACCGTCTGATCCTCAGAGGCGTGGCGAGGCCGAACAAAACAACCCGCATTGCGGAGCCCATCACATTCAGTGAGACTCAACAAGCcgacctcggcggcctcACGCGAATAGATGTGGCCAAGACCGACCACTGCTTCGACTCGTTTGCCACCGTCTTCACATGGGAGAAGACAGGCCTGAAGGTGGCCTACTCGGGCGACTGCCGCCCATCGGAAGAATTCGTCCAAATAGGGCAGGGCGCGACGCTGCTCATCCACGAAGCGACCTTTGAGAACGAAAAGCTGGTCGACGCCATGGCCAAGAAGCACAGCACCATGGGCGAGGCTATGCTCGTGGCGAGGCGCATGAAGGCGCGCAGGGTGCTGATGACGCACTTTTCACAACGCTACACGTCCATTCCCAGAGACATGGCAAAACGAGACAGCGCTGACGGGGGCATGATTGTTCTGTTCGCGTTTGATCACATGAGGGCCAAGCTCGGCGAGTTCACCGAGGCggtggagtttttgccgGCGATGCAGAAGATGTACGATACCGTATTGGCAAAAGAGGGCGATGATTCCGGCACCAGCGTTCCTGATCTGGCTGCGGGACAAGTAGGTGAAGAGTTGGCACACGAGGATGTGGATGTTGCTGTTTAA
- a CDS encoding sideroflexin-5 yields MSASLPGNRELPGSQYDLNTYWGRVRHAAGITDPRTLFVGKSGLEQAKQALISYKQGSVKEMTPELWKAKKIVDSTLHPDNGEPVFLPFRMSCYVLSNLVVTAGMLQPGLSTTGTVAWQVVNQSLNVAVNSANANKSSPLTFSKLAQSYFLAVGASCSVAVGLNSLVPRLTSLKPSTRLVLSRLVPFAAVASAGALNVFLMRSEEIRRGIDVFPVLSEADKARLAAEGKAESEVQSLGKSKVAAKLAVGETALSRVLNGSPIMVIPPLVLVRLQKTEWLKRSPRLTLPINLGLILATSYAVLPLALAAFPQRQKISAERLEEEFHGRGGEGGMVVFTRGL; encoded by the exons ATGTCGGCCTCACTACCGGGAAACAGGGAACTTCCAGGCTCTCAGTATGATCTAAACACATACTGGGGCCGCGTTCGCCATGCGGCTGGCATAACGGATCCGAG GACTCTGTTTGTCGGAAAATCTGGCCTGGAGCAGGCCAAACAGGCTCTGATATCATACAAGCAGGGAAGTGTCAAAGAGATGACACCTGAGCTGTGGAAGGCAAAGAAGATTGTGGACTCGACACTTCACCCAG ATAATGGCGAGCCGGTTTTCCTCCCCTTCCGCATGTCGTGCTATGTTCTGTCGAACTTGGTTGTTACAGCTGGAATGCTGCAACCAGGTCTCAGT ACCACGGGAACAGTTGCCTGGCAAGTAGTTAACCAGTCTCTCAACGTCGCTGTCAACAGCGCCAACGCCAACAAGTCCTCCCCTCTTACCTTTTCCAAGCTGGCGCAATCTTACTTTCTCGCAGTAGGAGCCTCATGCTCTGTTGCAGTCGGGCTCAACAGCCTTGTCCCGCGCTTGACCTCGCTCAAGCCCTCCACGCGCCTCGTGCTTAGCCGTCTGGTCCCCTTCGCTGCCGTGGCCTCGGCCGGTGCACTGAATGTCTTCCTCATGCGAAGTGAGGAGATTCGCCGGGGTATTGACGTGTTCCCTGTGCTTTCAGAGGCGGACAAGGCCAGGTTGGCGGCCGAGGGCAAGGCCGAGAGCGAGGTTCAGAGCCTGGGCAAGAGCAAGGTCGCGGCCAAACTGGCGGTCGGCGAGACGGCGTTGTCAAGGGTGCTGAACGGCTCCCCCATCATGGTAATCCCACCGCTGGTGCTAGTGCGGCTGCAAAAGACCGAGTGGCTCAAGAGGAGCCCAAGGTTGACGTTGCCTATCAATCTGGGGCTCATCTTGGCAACCAGTTACGCGGTACTCCCGCTTGCGCTGGCAGCTTTCCCGCAGAGACAGAAGATCTCGGCTGAGAGACTTGAGGAGGAGTTCCACGGGCGTGGAGGAGAGGGCGGTATGGTCGTGTTTACGAGGGGATTGTAG